Part of the Quercus robur chromosome 5, dhQueRobu3.1, whole genome shotgun sequence genome, atataaaagatgaagagagagagagagagactgagagacagagatgaagagagagagactgagacaAAGATGAAATCATGAAATACCTTGAGGTTGAGGGGCCAGGGCGGCGCCGTTGGGACTCTAGCAGCACATCGAGGTGAGGAAGACCGATCCGATCTTCGATCTCCTTCTTCAATCTGGTGATCTCCTTCTCCGATCCGGCGATTCGTTGGTTCTGCCGTTCTGGAGCTCAGTTAATTGGGTTTATGGGTTATGTATTTTCTTTAGACTTTAGGTtaggtttctttctttctttcaagcATTGTCCGTTGGTTTCTGAGAATCTGATTTCAGTATTTTGGGATTtggtttatttggttttttttttttttttttttttttttttgagaatccgtggGTTTGCTACTGTAATCTGTTGGATTTGCTTtaccttgttttttttctttagagtgGGTTTGCTTTACCgattgatgttgggcttttttcCTGGTGGGCTTgcttttgttacaattttatttattttttcagattttagttcaaaattttttttttgggctttttttttttttttttgctgcttgaaagtagaacaaataattttttttttttgtttatttgaggGTATTCCTAATTTGATTGAGggtgttcttattttttttaaagggtaaacaaataaaaaaattaattattatatataatttttttttcttcaggcGTCGCCCCTATTGCTAAACATGAAGAACGTATCAAGAAGGAAGAGAAGTTGCAATCGTGGAGAGCTGCTTTCACTCAAGTTGCCAATCTCTCTGGATGGGATACACGGAATAagtaagaatttattttgcACCCTTTcagaatataaatattatacatCATTGCTTTGTTTCACTTggccaaataaattttttcaagttATGCTACTTAATATATTTACTCAGCcagatagaaaagaaatctaATCATGGATCGCTGAATTTAATACTTACGTTGTGTCCATTACTCAAATATTAGCTACAAGATTAGTTACTAGTGtcttactcaaaaaaaaaaaaaaaaaagaagaagattagtTACtagtggattctcaaaaaaaaaaaaagttactttatatTAACACGGAGCCAAAGCAagcttaatttcttttttgaaatgatTGATTTTATCTTTTAATACAACTGATGAATTGAACAAATAATAGATCAAAACAAGCAGCTTAAGCTGTACACACGGTGCACAATCTTAAGCAGCAGTTAGTAACTTAAATAGCATAATTCCTAGAACTCTTATTTCCCTCTGTGTGCATCTCCCCTTAACATTTTTTGCAAGAGGCGaatccaaattttatatcattCTTCATGGCTTTGAAAATGGCTTCTTCACCTTTAAAATTCGCAGCATGAAATCTCTGATTtgtttatagtttatatataatagaaattaGCAGCTTAGGCAACTACTAGAAGTGTAGACCAAAGCTGCTGCCTTGTATAACCCATCTGAATTTTGCTTCCCAATCATCAATATGTCAGCATAATGATCAACAATTCAAGTCAATTTTCCATTCTTGTGAATTGTAGgcataaaaaatgagaataGTGTTTCCATTCTTTCCCCACTAAACTTGTTACTTGTGTATtgatctttttttcctttttttttattagataataaACTAAGCTATAAATGAATGCTTAAGCATTTGAAAACCAAACATTTTTCCATTAATCTAGAATTGAATGAGACTATCTGATGGCTTCATAAGTAGCTGTGCAATTGAATTTGTCAGTATTGAAAGAGTCCAACTGACcaaatatatagatttatataTTTGAACCTTTTCCCATTTCCACTAATCACAGCTAGAATCTCTGATTCCCTAGAAGTCCATAGAACATGCCCTCAATGCCTCACCATTCTCTATATGACTCCTCAAGAATGCGTTGTTACTGACCTCAATCTTGAAACTTTATTCCATTCCCAATTACACTCAGAAAGTACAGGAATTGCACAAAGGCTCCTACCTCTGAGCAGGCAAGCTCCTTTCTTTGAAAGCAAGAACCTATATTCATTCTGcagaaacaataatttaaactaCATTCGTTTGGGATCACAAgcatcttttctttatttttctattttctaaatCAAGCAATGAAAGCCCGAAGAGTTCCAAAAGATGAATTAGAAATATAGTCAAGATAAAATATAACATGACATGCAAGTTGTAATGAAGAATAGTTACAACAAATGAAGAATCATGTAAAATTGAAATGTTGCTTTTTTGAAGTTTAATTGAAAGTTGTTAATTCCAGATTTAAAAGGCAATAGCTACCTTCCAACTCTTCCTGACCAAGACCACTATACGTGCACTGTAGTTTTATTGGTAAGGTACCACTACACAGATGACTTCCACCCAATGATGATCTTTTTCCCCCCTCTTAAATAATGGCTTactattttatgttttctacaGCAGCCCAAATATGTagtacaaaatttattttgccaATTCACAATTTATCATATCCTTTTCATATTATGGAACTTAGAGTTCCATTTTCTATAATGAACGAATCTAAAATAGTACACTTGTTGAGCCTTCTGTCTTGTTATGGCCTATCTTgactaaaaaaattatggttctGTATTCCGGGCAGGAAGGAGTCAACAATTATCGAAGAGATTGCCAGAAAATTAATTGGTGACTTGCATTATTCATACTCAGGTGTTCGTGAGGATCATGTTGGAATACAATCTCATGTGGAGGAAATGGAGAATTTATATTTAAGCATGGGGTTGAATGATGTTCACTTTATAGGGATTTGGGGAATGGGTGGAACCGGTAAAACAACTATTGCACAAGTCCTATATGATAGAATCCGTTATCATTTTGCTGGCAGCAGTTTTCTTGCAAATGTTAGAGAAAAAAGTCGAAATGATGGTCTAGTTAGTTTATAGAAACAACTTCTTTCTGATGTCTTGTTTGAAAATAATATTGATATTTGGGATGTTCAATGGGGAATCGATTTGATAAGGAATAGATTATGTCATAAGAGGGTTCTTATcattcttgatgatgtggattAACTTAAACAATTAGAAGCATTATTAGGCAAGCAAAGTTGGTTTGGTCTAGGGAGTGTGATCATTATAATAACTAGAGATCAACATCTATTAATCAGACATGAAGTGGCTGATGAAAATATATACAAGCCTAAGATTTTGAATTCTAATGAAGCTCTTAAGCTTTTTAGTCAGATAGTCCTTTAAAAGGTTATGAGGTGctatctaaaaaatttatatgttatGCTCAAGGCCTTCCTTTAGCACTCAAAGTTTTGGGCTCCTTCATGTTTCATAGAAATCTAGAAGCATGGGAATCTGAACTAGGTAGACTAAAAGAAAGTCCGGAATGGGAAATCTTGGATGTGCTCCGAATAAGTTTCGATGGCCTAAGGATaacagagaagaaaatatttttagatattgCTTGTTTCTTCAAAGGAATGACTAAAGATCGTGTAGCAAACATACTACGAACTCCGCATTACAGGCCAAACATTGATATAGATGTTCTTGTGGAAAAATCTCTTATAATCATCTCAAATTCTATAAAAaccctataaaaaattttacagaaggttgttttccaaaaaaattttttggaaaacaacctataaaaataagccttatttttattagggttttccgttgaccaaaaatagttttccattgaccagttttttttgtgctaccaaacactagaaaatgtgaaaaactatctttacaaaagatttttcagcaaaacaaacagagcataaTAATAAGTAAGCTTTTAAAGATTGGCCACTCCAACTCTGACGGAGGGATATTTGCCACAAAGCATACATTGAGAAACTATTTCGTTAGTAAGCACCTCTTTATAAAACTATTTAGGAATCTAGCATTTCAAGCCTATGAGACTCAAGTTTAGTGAGAAGACTTGAATCTTAGAAACTCGACTTCCAAGCTGATGTGGATAAATAATCTATACGGAAAGACTCAAGTTCCATAAAgtgtaaaaagaagaagaagaagaagaagaagaagaatccatgggaagaagaggaagaaccCATActcttcacacacacacaaacccaaattttctttatggaactcgagtctaaaagactcgaGTGGAACACATGGGTTCCACATTCAACTATGTACCAGCATTGgaatttgagttttaaatgCTCGATttaatataaagagaaataaatgtaatcattttatgacaatattactattaaatcatgattttaaaataaaattgttgaaTATATAAGACTATTTTGggaattttagtaaaaaattcatcaaaaatgtgtttggtatgagCTTATAAGtttagtttttagcttttaagttttttttttttaatattttatatacagttttttaaaatctcactttCTAGCATtttatcatataatttttttttaacgtacAAGCATACTTTAGCACACGTTTAACAAAAAACTTTTAGGTGTACGTTTGGATAGTGTTTTGCGTGTCCAGTGTCCAACAGTTTTTGGTGGGTCCCGTGCATTGTTCACGGGACccgttattattaatttttttttaagaaaaataactttaaaactggatctcacgatactattcacatatttaaaaattaatttactacagtattttcagttttcagtaataaacggtatccaaacagaccctaaatttagttaaataaactgtttccaaatagaccctaaatctaattttattccctccaattccttcaaatttcgagaagaatgaaaatttaagattttaaagaaaaaaagaagaataaatgtTCACTCTTACTCATTCAATTTCTTCCTATTTAAACTTCAAAATAAAGGaataaactttttatttctttcattacacctctcaaataaaaaaataaaaaaatctaaaattattattttcattcattttcttctatCAAAACCTACTCGGGACACTATTTTTCGAAAAGGATTAAGAAATAAGTATAAAACTaaatgcctaaaaaaaaaaaaaaaaaaaaatcctgccGATTACCAACTCCAACGGCATGAAATTTATTGGGCTCATGAAAAAGAAATAACTGGTACAAACGTGAAGGAACaacaatagtaaaataaataaataaatggatgTAACTCCgcgtgaaactcgagttccagttCCTCCTGCACTGCCCTCTCCTCTTTCTTGCtgttcttccttcttctttttctttcttaagacCCAATTCAAACATTTGGAAAATACCTAAAACCCGAAGGCTTGGGAatcccattttctttcttaagacccatatcaaaattttagataataCCCAAAATCCCAAAGGATCGGATTTCTGCAAAtctggttgagagagagagagagtgagtgagaatCCGAGGTGGAGAAGTTCAGTCCGAACCGTTGTTTCACCGCCTGGGTTGCTTCGTTGTTGCTTCTCTGGTTTGCTGGGTTTTGCATCATTGATTCTCTGCTGGGctgcttctttcttcttcgtTGTTGATCTCTgcgttgtttctttttattttctttgttgctgctgttgctgttgcttctttcttcttcattgttgatCTTGCGTTGGTGTTAGAGGTTGGAATATCAGAAGCAAATTGGGGGGCATGAAGCGGCAGAGAAGAGAAATGGAGGATGAGAGGGGGAGGAGAGAGCGGCAGAGAATTGAGAGAGCAGAAAGGAGAGAGCGGCGGAGTTCCCTTTCCCTTTCATCACCTGACATTATTAGCACTCTACCAGACTTTTTCCTCTGCCACATCCTCTCCTTTCTCCCAATCCGAGACTACGTTGCAACAAGCATTTTGTCAAGAAACTGGAAGCGTGTCTCCACTCTCGTCCCATCCCACATCGCCTCTCATCACCTGCCAACGGCCCTAGTCATGACCTTCAATCAGGGTTCTACTGTCAACACCATGGATTTTCATCCACTCCAACATTTTTTGCTTCTTGGTAAAAGCTCCTCttctttctaaattttgttCTCTCCCTGGATGGATTCTGTGTTACTTGTCAATGTTTTATGTTGTATCGAATTCAACAGCCGGAACAAATACTGGCGATATCACAATTTGGGAAGTAGGTACGAGGCAGAGGCTTGTTTCTCGAAACTTCAACGTTTGGGACATTAACGCGTGTTCAATGACCTTGCAGGTTTGGCAAATATCTACTCTACacactgaaaatttttttaaagttggaAAATATGCTCTAGAATATTTATGAGGGTACTAATCTCTGTGTCCCTTGATGATAGACTGTGTTGGCCAATGATTATACTGCTTCTGTAAACCGTGTGATCTGGAGTCCTGATGGTGCCCTTTTTGGTATGTTACTTGAGgggattttaaaaatttttaaattttaattttaattttttttccctcttaaaCTCTCCCTCACATGTACAAATATTCACTTAGGCTTCTtcgtttgggagtttataagggaatgaaatagaatggaatgaaataatCATAAGGAAATGGAAGGAATGGAACGGAACGGAATGTATCTAAGTAagagaaaggaatgaaaaataatggaatggaatgaaattagtAACCTTAAAtggatattttaaattaaaagaatggaaaagaataaaaatgaatggaatgtaagtaatcttgtttaaAGTAACAtgaagggaatgaaatggaatcattttatgacaatattactattatacccctattttaaaataaagggttgaatatataggagtattttgagagttttagtaaaaaattcattaaatctaattccattccctcccattcctcccaattttgagggaatgaaaatttgagatttaaagGGATACAGGAAAATGAGTGTTTCTTCCTACCTATTTCATTCCCTTCATTAAAATTCCCAaacaagagaagagaagaatattttaaaattattctttttattaatttcctttccattccattccctcctcccaaacgaagCCTTAATAAGGACCTAATGAGTGATGATTGTTCCTACTTTCCATTTCAGGGGTTgcattttcaaaacatatagTGCAGATATATTCCTATCATGGTGGTGATGATTTGCGGAAACGCATGGAggtttatatacacacacactctctctctcacagacgtgtgtgtttatatatttatgtgtgtgcATGCCTGTAATTGCATAGTTGTTAGTGATTATATAAGTGTAATGCTAGCTGGTTATTTTAGCCCTTTTGTTGATAATTATGTATCTGccatgaaactttttttttttttttttttcagattgaCGCTCATCTTGAAATGGTTAATGATCTTGCCTTTTCAAATCAAAACAGACAACTATCCATCATAAGTTGCGGAGAGGACAGGACTATCAAGGTTTACTTTACTTGGCATATTCTTTTAGAATAATAATGAGGTTGGACTCCTTTTGTGAAAGTTCATTTCTGTGCAGGTGTGGGATGCTGTCACTGGTAATAAGCTGTACACGTCTGAAGGGCATGACGCACCAGTTTATTCTGTGTGCCCTCATCCTAAGGGAAACATTCCGGTATTCAGTTGTTTTATTTGCACTTTTGGTAGTTGAcagtttctttaattttttcttgaGAGACATCCAAGGCTTGTTTCTCATGCCTCAGCCAGATTTTTGGGCTCAGGCTATTATTCATGGTTAAGAAGCTTCACCTAAATATTCTGGTGCACTTATTATACGCTAAGGCTTTGCTTGCAGAGGAGGCTCATGCATTAATCAAAACAAGGAGTAGCAAAAAGAGTTGGAGGAGAAAgatttctttcttccctttacatgttgcttttgttttcttgaatttgcatttcatttttcttttttccatctgtagtattttctattatttcattaataatccatatggttaatatatatattgcaatttACAAAAAATGGCACTATTCATTTCCATCTTTTTCcgttaaactttgaatttttgttttaaaaaaagggaaatgtgAAGCTTAATTATCACATGCTGAGGATTGAGTTGCAACTTGgtctcccccctcccccctatGTAGTGTGGACTTGGTTTAGATCAttcaagattttctttcttCCAACAGTTCATCATTTCAGTGGATATTGATGGGAAAATTAAGACTTGGTCATACGATAACTGCTGTTCAAGAGTTGACTATGTTGCTTGGGGCCAATCTTGCATGAGAATGGCCTACAGTGCTGAGGGGACACGGTAGTAATGATTTTTTACTACTGATCCATCTGTTTATTTCCTTCAAATTTTCACTATGATTGGGTGATTGCTTATGTTTCTTTTATTGTGTGCATCATAGGCTATTCATATGTGGGACTAGTAGAGGAGGAGAATCATACCTTGTGGAATGGAATAAATGTAAGGAGGCTATCAAGCGTGTATATCATGGTCTTTGGAAGCAATCTGTGGGGGTTGTGCAATTTGATACAATGAAAAGCCAGTTCCTGGCTACTGGTGATGAgtctcaaataaaattttgggacaTGGACAAAGGTAACATCTTGACAACTACTGCTGCAGAGGATGGATTACCGGTAATGCCCATGGAAACCCTTTTCTTGATGCGCTTGGCATTATTTTGAAGctctttttataattaaacaattttacCTTGAATATCTTTTAGGTTTCTCCTTGCATTCGATTTAACAAGGAAGGGGTACTTCTTGCTGTATCAACAAGTCAGAAAGGAATCAAAATACTTGCAAATGCTGATGGTGTACGACTTCTGCATTCTATTGAAAATACCTTTAGAGTGGCTCCTACAACTATTGCGAGGGTTCTAGTTTCTTATAGCAGAAGTTTTCCAGATACAAAACCTGATGAAGTGGAGAAATCTAAGGCTTGGAAGCTGACTGAATTCAATGAACCATCTCAACTTTGTTCACTGCAGCTTCCTGACTGCCTCTGGCCTGTACAGGTATGGGTCCCCCCTTTCTCCCTCAACCTCCATTGTAGTTAATATGATGTATTCTTGTCTCTTTTTCTACCATCATTCTGCATAAATAGAACTTTAGTTTTCTAGTTAGTAGGGCCACCTCTtcattttatcattattttttttaggtgaaTAATTTGTTTTCAAAGCATGAATGTGCCAAAATATTTCCATATTTACTTCTATTTTTCATAGAAAAGATTGATCAGCTTAAGTTTTTACCATGTTGATCTTTAATGACTGTATAATAAGGATGTGAGGGGTCttgatcattttcttgtggggaAAAAAATCGATGGTTAATCAGTGTTGTATGTGTTGTGGTGATGGGGAGTCGGTAGACCATCTTCTACTTCATTGTCCTGTTACACATACCTTATGGACCTTCATGCTTTAGGCTtttggtattcattgggttatgcctgGATCGGTGGCAGGATTATTATCTTGCTGGCATCAGTGGATTGGGAAGCATAACTtgaatatttggaatttgattccAGGGTGCTAAATGTGAATGGTTTGGTTGGAACGAAATTGTCGCTCCTTTGAGAACATGGAGAAGATGTTGGATGAGTTAAAGGTTTTATGCCAGTACAGTCTTTTTGAGTGGTCTCGCTATTGGGGCTTTACTGATTCTTTGTCTCTTTAAGAGTTTATGTTTTCCCTTAGATTATCTTTCTGATTTTCCTATCTTTTGTTTTGCTGTTCGGTTCATCTGtttcttgttgttcatcatcatgaacaacttgtacttttcatttttcctcattaataatatttctctgattacctatcaaaaaaagaaaaaaatcgaTGCATACATGACTGCTTATTGCTACAAGTTCGAGTCCATTTTGTTAAGGTCATTATGGATTTCCTTTGTGTTGTAGTTTTTATGTTATAGTGATTTGATGAAATATCTTCTTGGCTAGATTAGTATGGTACTGTTAGtgtcacaacaaatcatatgcAGTTGAGGGCGTATCCATCTCTTGGAAAATAGTGTCATATCGAGTACAACTACCCCCAAACTTATGTTTTGCTTGTCAAGACATAGACCAAGTTGTTAGACTGTGAGCTATACCACTTTGCCTCAAAACCAGTTGGAATTCGGAATTGTGCCCTATGGGCATGTATGTTTTTAGAGTGGTCACAAGGAGCCAAATTGTGGTCCCCTCAACAATCCCCCCACATGATGACACTCTCGTGACTCAAACCATGACCTTGGTACCACTTGTCAGACCGTTGTGCTACTTAGCCTCAAAACCGATTGGTAATAAG contains:
- the LOC126725749 gene encoding topless-related protein 4-like isoform X5, which produces MKRQRREMEDERGRRERQRIERAERRERRSSLSLSSPDIISTLPDFFLCHILSFLPIRDYVATSILSRNWKRVSTLVPSHIASHHLPTALVMTFNQGSTVNTMDFHPLQHFLLLAGTNTGDITIWEVGTRQRLVSRNFNVWDINACSMTLQTVLANDYTASVNRVIWSPDGALFGVAFSKHIVQIYSYHGGDDLRKRMEIDAHLEMVNDLAFSNQNRQLSIISCGEDRTIKVWDAVTGNKLYTSEGHDAPVYSVCPHPKGNIPFIISVDIDGKIKTWSYDNCCSRVDYVAWGQSCMRMAYSAEGTRLFICGTSRGGESYLVEWNKCKEAIKRVYHGLWKQSVGVVQFDTMKSQFLATGDESQIKFWDMDKGNILTTTAAEDGLPVSPCIRFNKEGVLLAVSTSQKGIKILANADGVRLLHSIENTFRVAPTTIARVLVSYSRSFPDTKPDEVEKSKAWKLTEFNEPSQLCSLQLPDCLWPVQVGSFSVCSNNEEKGGQNYWVDVYTLGRSNFGISIQCCTQTLEMADK
- the LOC126725749 gene encoding topless-related protein 4-like isoform X4 is translated as MKRQRREMEDERGRRERQRIERAERRERRSSLSLSSPDIISTLPDFFLCHILSFLPIRDYVATSILSRNWKRVSTLVPSHIASHHLPTALVMTFNQGSTVNTMDFHPLQHFLLLAGTNTGDITIWEVGTRQRLVSRNFNVWDINACSMTLQTVLANDYTASVNRVIWSPDGALFGVAFSKHIVQIYSYHGGDDLRKRMEIDAHLEMVNDLAFSNQNRQLSIISCGEDRTIKVWDAVTGNKLYTSEGHDAPVYSVCPHPKGNIPFIISVDIDGKIKTWSYDNCCSRVDYVAWGQSCMRMAYSAEGTRLFICGTSRGGESYLVEWNKCKEAIKRVYHGLWKQSVGVVQFDTMKSQFLATGDESQIKFWDMDKGNILTTTAAEDGLPVSPCIRFNKEGVLLAVSTSQKGIKILANADGVRLLHSIENTFRVAPTTIARVLVSYSRSFPDTKPDEVEKSKAWKLTEFNEPSQLCSLQLPDCLWPVQIIGLTYTHLGGQILALASNAVHKLWKWQTSDGKATSSVPPQLWQPPSGILMTNDISDTHLERAVPCFALSKNDSYLLSTSGGKFSLFNMATFRTMTTFMSPPPAATSVAFRPNDNNTIAIGSDDYSIHIYNIRN
- the LOC126725749 gene encoding topless-related protein 4-like isoform X1 → MKRQRREMEDERGRRERQRIERAERRERRSSLSLSSPDIISTLPDFFLCHILSFLPIRDYVATSILSRNWKRVSTLVPSHIASHHLPTALVMTFNQGSTVNTMDFHPLQHFLLLAGTNTGDITIWEVGTRQRLVSRNFNVWDINACSMTLQTVLANDYTASVNRVIWSPDGALFGVAFSKHIVQIYSYHGGDDLRKRMEIDAHLEMVNDLAFSNQNRQLSIISCGEDRTIKVWDAVTGNKLYTSEGHDAPVYSVCPHPKGNIPFIISVDIDGKIKTWSYDNCCSRVDYVAWGQSCMRMAYSAEGTRLFICGTSRGGESYLVEWNKCKEAIKRVYHGLWKQSVGVVQFDTMKSQFLATGDESQIKFWDMDKGNILTTTAAEDGLPVSPCIRFNKEGVLLAVSTSQKGIKILANADGVRLLHSIENTFRVAPTTIARVLVSYSRSFPDTKPDEVEKSKAWKLTEFNEPSQLCSLQLPDCLWPVQLCLWSMDGWEKHTSKFLRIPPGRVSSPLARTRVQFHQDQIHVLAVHETQIAIYEAPMLDCLKQWFPPESSGSVTDATYSCDGRLIYASIEDGSVCVLTAFTLQLSSRAYPLVIAAHPSKPNQFAIGLTDGGVHVIEPPESEGSWCVAPVLENGVVPSANSAAGSG